A single genomic interval of Calditrichota bacterium harbors:
- the rsxC gene encoding electron transport complex subunit RsxC, whose translation MAFLFSKNNTFKHGIHPPESKDETNKLPIRRFPFAPVMIIPLAQNIGSPSEAVVREGQEVVRGQVIAKATGFVSVPTHAPASGTIRKIGNVPTISGKMTTGIYLEPFPSDTQEVIEGAPIEADSATVDEIIAGIQDAGIVGLGGAAFPTHVKLKVPEGKKCDTLLINGVECEPYLTTDHRVMLEQSDDIFAGIKYLLKVTGAEKAIIGIEANKQDAADHLQKNIPQNGLDISVAVIPVKYPQGAEKMLITAVLGREVPSGGLPIDIGVVAVNVATTAEIGRLLPHGRGIQERVITITGPGVKKKGNWQIPIGTPLRYVLEQVGVEDNISQVYMGGPMMGVAVSNLDIPIVKGTSGVVVFTDEQVKTRKEKIFPCIKCGACVDACPIFLNPSKLGILAKKEGYDEMTDEYNLMDCFECGSCTYVCPSNIPLVQYFRLSKSILRKRN comes from the coding sequence ATGGCATTTCTTTTTTCGAAAAACAATACGTTCAAACACGGTATTCATCCGCCGGAATCAAAAGATGAAACTAATAAATTACCTATCCGGCGTTTTCCGTTTGCACCCGTGATGATAATTCCATTGGCTCAGAATATCGGGTCACCATCCGAAGCTGTTGTTCGTGAAGGCCAGGAAGTTGTACGTGGCCAGGTAATAGCAAAAGCAACGGGATTTGTTTCTGTCCCAACTCATGCACCGGCTTCCGGTACAATCCGTAAGATTGGGAATGTGCCTACTATAAGCGGAAAAATGACAACAGGAATTTATCTTGAACCATTTCCTTCAGATACTCAGGAAGTTATAGAGGGTGCGCCAATAGAGGCAGACTCCGCCACAGTTGATGAAATTATTGCCGGCATTCAGGATGCAGGGATTGTTGGTCTTGGCGGTGCAGCTTTTCCGACGCATGTAAAATTAAAAGTGCCGGAAGGCAAAAAGTGCGACACTCTTTTAATAAACGGTGTGGAATGCGAACCGTACCTGACAACCGACCATCGTGTTATGCTGGAGCAATCGGATGATATTTTTGCTGGCATCAAATACCTGCTTAAAGTTACAGGAGCAGAAAAAGCTATAATCGGAATTGAAGCAAATAAACAAGATGCTGCCGATCATTTGCAAAAAAATATTCCTCAAAATGGGCTGGATATTTCAGTTGCTGTGATTCCTGTAAAATATCCTCAAGGTGCAGAGAAAATGTTAATAACTGCCGTCCTTGGCCGCGAAGTTCCTTCAGGCGGATTGCCAATTGACATAGGCGTTGTTGCCGTAAATGTGGCCACTACTGCAGAAATAGGCCGATTATTGCCGCATGGCCGTGGCATCCAGGAACGGGTAATTACCATAACCGGTCCCGGTGTAAAGAAAAAAGGAAACTGGCAGATCCCAATTGGTACACCATTGCGCTATGTTTTAGAGCAGGTTGGAGTTGAAGATAATATCAGCCAGGTTTATATGGGCGGCCCAATGATGGGTGTAGCTGTTTCAAACCTGGATATTCCAATTGTAAAAGGAACATCCGGTGTTGTGGTTTTTACCGATGAACAAGTTAAAACACGAAAAGAAAAGATTTTTCCATGTATTAAATGCGGGGCATGTGTAGATGCCTGCCCAATATTTTTAAACCCTTCCAAATTAGGCATTCTCGCAAAGAAGGAAGGTTATGATGAGATGACTGATGAATACAATTTAATGGATTGCTTTGAGTGCGGATCATGTACTTATGTCTGCCCATCAAATATTCCATTGGTTCAATATTTCAGGTTATCCAAGTCAATTTTAAGAAAACGTAATTGA
- a CDS encoding RnfABCDGE type electron transport complex subunit D, giving the protein MSLNKTLSIHTSPHIVKGISTDVIMRNVVWALIPISAFSVYAFGISALLVLVTAVVSSVLAEHLFCKITNTETTISDWSATITGLLFGLTLPPNFPLWMVFSGGFIAIGLGKFIFGGLGYNVFNPALVGRAVLQAAFPVAITTWYPAFTADRFTTLSSSTFTFPFATPVYDTVSGATPLSAFKFDKIAADSMDLVMGLTSGSIGETSAILILLGGLYLIYRNMMNWRIPVSMLGSVFIISGLLHLFNDQLYASPLFMLFSGGLMLGAVFMATDMVASPITPLGCWVYGAIIGTLIIVIRTWGGLPEGVMYAILLGNAISPHIDNLIRPRVYGTGKNRGQA; this is encoded by the coding sequence ATGAGTTTAAACAAAACACTTAGCATTCACACTTCACCGCATATTGTAAAAGGCATCAGCACCGATGTAATTATGCGCAATGTTGTCTGGGCACTTATACCAATTTCAGCATTCTCGGTATATGCCTTCGGGATTAGCGCATTGCTTGTGCTGGTAACTGCCGTTGTCTCCAGCGTGCTGGCCGAACATTTATTTTGCAAAATCACAAATACTGAAACAACAATATCCGATTGGTCAGCCACCATTACAGGATTGCTTTTTGGCTTAACTTTGCCACCTAACTTTCCATTATGGATGGTTTTTTCCGGAGGTTTTATAGCCATTGGTTTAGGTAAATTTATATTTGGCGGGTTGGGATACAATGTTTTTAATCCTGCTCTTGTAGGACGCGCCGTTTTACAAGCAGCATTTCCTGTTGCAATCACAACGTGGTATCCGGCATTCACCGCCGACCGTTTTACAACACTGTCATCTTCAACATTTACTTTTCCATTTGCAACACCGGTTTATGATACCGTAAGCGGTGCGACACCATTATCAGCTTTTAAATTTGATAAGATCGCAGCCGACTCTATGGATTTGGTTATGGGTTTAACCAGTGGCTCAATTGGTGAAACCAGCGCCATTCTTATTCTTCTTGGAGGTCTATATCTTATTTACAGAAATATGATGAACTGGCGAATCCCGGTTTCTATGCTTGGAAGCGTTTTTATAATTAGCGGACTGCTTCACCTTTTTAATGATCAACTTTATGCATCACCCTTGTTTATGCTTTTCTCCGGTGGATTAATGCTTGGTGCCGTTTTTATGGCAACTGATATGGTAGCCTCACCCATTACACCATTAGGATGTTGGGTTTATGGAGCTATTATCGGCACACTGATAATTGTAATCCGAACCTGGGGTGGTTTACCCGAAGGCGTTATGTATGCAATTTTACTTGGCAATGCCATCTCTCCACACATTGACAATCTTATAAGACCTCGTGTTTATGGAACAGGTAAGAATAGGGGGCAGGCATGA